In Syngnathus scovelli strain Florida chromosome 11, RoL_Ssco_1.2, whole genome shotgun sequence, one DNA window encodes the following:
- the zc3h10 gene encoding zinc finger CCCH domain-containing protein 10: protein MPDRDSSYLSGGGGSGSNLSEEGGSGSACATDCRVGSEGGVGSMDGGGSLGNGISFGLGGGAMLNSGLMLDGVCRDFIRNVCKRGKRCRFKHPDFNEVPDLGVQKNEFIFCHDYQNKECLRINCRFVHGTKEDEEYYKKNGELPLALRAKVAARLGLSPTDLPHSRGEVPICRDFLKGECQRGSKCKFRHVQKDYEYDLTGLGVSGLLGAAASVMVSAGSGIGAAGASGGASVGIPGLVGGVAGNNILGVACPGMSACRDASVAGVGVSAGVAGVSATVAGVSAGVAGVSAGVGTVSAGVGPVSAAAVSVSAPVVSVSAPAGPSGQRRFDRTPMSVYEPVVESSVFDSASLDSPLEQTALQIKRRRLESLRLADSSVGGHYDLGVQATLPTRPVEYRLLEEENNLLRKRVEELKKQVANLISTNEVLLEQNAQFRGQATVMTAAQTEQTLVPPVGAVSSYNHGIAQTHTTLSSTGLQPRPVTQQDLVASTGAPAAPPNNAAPPPHLNPEITPLSAALAQTIAQGMAPPVSMAPVAVSVAPVAVSMSMTQPLPGITMSHATTPMVSYPIASQSMRITTLPHIT from the exons ATGCCTGATCGAGACAGCTCCTACCTGTCAGGTGGCGGTGGGAGTGGTAGCAATCTAAGTGAAGAGGGAGGATCGGGCTCTGCTTGCGCTACAGATTGCAGAGTAGGTTCAGAAGGGGGTGTTGGAAGCATGGACGGGGGAGGCTCACTCGGCAATGGCATTAGTTTTGGCCTTGGGGGAGGTGCAATGTTAAACTCTGGATTAATGCTAGATGGGGTGTGCAGGGATTTTATTCGTAATGTTTGTAAGAGAGGGAAGCGTTGTCGCTTTAAGCATCCCGATTTTAATGAGGTGCCAGACTTAGGGGTGCAAAAGAATGAATTCATTTTTTGCCACGATTACCAGAATAAAGAATGCTTGCGCATCAACTGTCGCTTTGTACACGGCACGAAAGAAGATGAGGAATATTACAAGAAAAATGGAGAGTTGCCACTTGCGCTGAGAGCAAAAGTTGCAGCACGACTTGGCCTCTCACCCACAGATCTGCCGCATAGTAGAGGGGAGGTCCCAATCTGCAGAGACTTTTTGAAAGGGGAATGCCAGAGGGGCAGTAAGTGTAAATTTCGTCATGTCCAAAAAGACTATGAATATGATCTCACTGGGCTTGGCGTGAGTGGTTTGCTTGGGGCCGCTGCGAGTGTAATGGTATCTGCAGGAAGTGGCATCGGTGCAGCCGGAGCGAGCGGAGGAGCCAGTGTGGGGATTCCAGGGCTTGTGGGAGGTGTGGCTGGAAATAATATTCTAGGGGTGGCCTGCCCAGGCATGAGTGCTTGCAGAGATGCAAGTGTCGCAGGAGTAGGCGTCAGCGCAGGAGTGGCGGGCGTCAGTGCGACAGTAGCGGGCGTCAGTGCGGGAGTAGCGGGCGTCAGTGCAGGTGTAGGTACCGTCAGTGCGGGAGTAGGGCCCGTCAGTGCGGCAGCAGTGAGTGTCAGTGCACCAGTGGTGAGCGTCAGTGCGCCAGCAGGCCCGTCAGGACAGAGGCGTTTCGACAGGACCCCGATGTCGGTCTACGAGCCCGTAGTTGAGAGCAGCGTCTTTGACTCGGCTAGCCTGGACAGCCCGCTTGAACAGACCGCACTCCAGATCAAGAGGCGGCGCTTGGAAAGCTTGCGACTGGCAGACAGCAGCGTCGGTGGCCACTATGACCTCGGGGTCCAGGCTACCTTGCCCACACGCCCGGTGGAGTACAGGTTGTTGGAGGAGGAAAACAACCTGCTGAGGAAGAGAGTGGAAGAGTTGAAGAAACAG GTTGCCAACCTCATTTCTACCAATGAAGTTCTCTTGGAGCAGAACGCCCAATTCCGCGGTCAGGCAACAGTGATGACAGCCGCCCAGACTGAGCAGACCCTGGTACCTCCGGTGGGTGCAGTCAGCTCGTACAACCACGgcatcgcccagactcacacCACGCTGAGCAGCACCGGGCTGCAGCCTCGACCCGTCACCCAGCAAGATCTGGTGGCGTCCACCGGCGCTCCCGCGGCGCCCCCTAACAACGCGGCGCCACCCCCTCATCTGAACCCCGAAATTACGCCGCTGTCGGCCGCTCTGGCGCAGACCATCGCCCAGGGGATGGCGCCTCCAGTTTCTATGGCACCGGTGGCGGTGTCCGTGGCTCCGGTGGCCGTGTCTATGTCCATGACGCAGCCTCTGCCGGGCATCACCATGAGCCACGCCACGACGCCCATGGTGTCGTATCCCATTGCCAGTCAGAGCATGAGGATCACCACTCTGCCTCATATTacctga
- the si:dkey-28n18.9 gene encoding sorting nexin-6 isoform X2: MMEDVKEEAPLSVYGHSIKVAEVLQDGDALTFLIVSQKLSGTGEYHVDRTYEDFEWLQQNLFNQEDVPGIQGVIFPPLPAKAQMNTTPKATRQLGFLGLEEFKPYCAALENFLHQVAAHNLLRKNKALEIFLTSPEPPGRQKARRNIFNRLSQAVEEMRKEGHKDVDEFFQTKRDVNLSLTSCIKNTVDKFLDLVQTEQKIAVACGHFATALHLCVESDDDPDKAAFTKICVKLSDVFESMKNSMASVAENDVSTLGLGLDLQSRYQEAEKEMLFRRTCKLVELETALKNAEKAKPVKKAALEEVKKTVETEFNHVCKVAKQEIEHFEDARVKMLQQALVKWCEKQLRTAREIAEQYDQHLQAFRAM, translated from the exons ATGATG gaAGACGTGAAAGAAGAGGCGCCTTTGAGCGTTTATGGACATAGCATTAAAGTTGCAGAGGTTCTACAAGATGGAGACGCACTTACCTTTCTCATCGTCTCTCaaaaa CTGTCCGGGACCGGAGAGTACCACGTGGACCGGACCTATGAGGACTTTGAATGGCTACAGCAGAACCTGTTCAACCAGGAGGATGTGCCTGGGATACAGGGAGTCATA tttcctcctcttcctgcaaAGGCTCAGATGAACACAACACCAAAGGCCACCAGACAGCttg GTTTCCTTGGTTTGGAAGAGTTTAAGCCATATTGTGCAGCACTGGAGAATTTCCTCCACCAGGTGGCAGCACACAACCTACTCAGAAAAAACAAAGCTTTGGAGATCTTCCTCACCAGCCCTGAA CCGCCTGGTCGACAAAAAGCCAGGAGAAACATTTTCAATCGCTTGAGTCAAGCCGTGGAAGAAATGAGAAAAGAAGGCCACAAG GATGTTGACGAATTCTTTCAAACTAAACGGGACGTCAATCTTTCTCTAACCAGCTGCATCAAAAACACCGTGGAT AAATTCCTGGATCTGGTGCAAACTGAGCAAA AAATAGCAGTGGCCTGTGGGCATTTTGCAACTGCCCTGCATCTGTGTGTGGAATCGGATGATGATCCTGACAAAGCAGCTTTTACTAA GATTTGTGTAAAATTATCAGACGTCTTTGAGTCAATGAAG AATAGCATGGCAAGTGTTGCTGAAAATGATGTGAGCACTCTCGGACTTGGCCTGGATTTGCAGTCACGCTATCAGGAAGCAGAAAAA GAGATGCTTTTCAGAAGGACCTGTAAGCTAGTGGAGTTGGAAACTGCCCTAAAGAATGCTGAGAAGGCCAAACCGGTCAAGAAGGCTGCT TTGGAGGAGGTGAAGAAAACAGTGGAGACCGAGTTTAATCACGTTTGTAAAGTGGCAAAACAAGAG ATTGAACACTTTGAGGATGCCCGTGTGAAGATGTTGCAACAGGCTCTGGTGAAGTGGTGCGAAAAACAGCTACGCACAGCCCGGGAAATCGCTGAGCAGTATGACCAACATCTCCAGGCCTTCAGAGccatgtga
- the si:dkey-28n18.9 gene encoding sorting nexin-6 isoform X1, with amino-acid sequence MSFFEDVKEEAPLSVYGHSIKVAEVLQDGDALTFLIVSQKLSGTGEYHVDRTYEDFEWLQQNLFNQEDVPGIQGVIFPPLPAKAQMNTTPKATRQLGFLGLEEFKPYCAALENFLHQVAAHNLLRKNKALEIFLTSPEPPGRQKARRNIFNRLSQAVEEMRKEGHKDVDEFFQTKRDVNLSLTSCIKNTVDKFLDLVQTEQKIAVACGHFATALHLCVESDDDPDKAAFTKICVKLSDVFESMKNSMASVAENDVSTLGLGLDLQSRYQEAEKEMLFRRTCKLVELETALKNAEKAKPVKKAALEEVKKTVETEFNHVCKVAKQEIEHFEDARVKMLQQALVKWCEKQLRTAREIAEQYDQHLQAFRAM; translated from the exons ATGAGCTTTTTT gaAGACGTGAAAGAAGAGGCGCCTTTGAGCGTTTATGGACATAGCATTAAAGTTGCAGAGGTTCTACAAGATGGAGACGCACTTACCTTTCTCATCGTCTCTCaaaaa CTGTCCGGGACCGGAGAGTACCACGTGGACCGGACCTATGAGGACTTTGAATGGCTACAGCAGAACCTGTTCAACCAGGAGGATGTGCCTGGGATACAGGGAGTCATA tttcctcctcttcctgcaaAGGCTCAGATGAACACAACACCAAAGGCCACCAGACAGCttg GTTTCCTTGGTTTGGAAGAGTTTAAGCCATATTGTGCAGCACTGGAGAATTTCCTCCACCAGGTGGCAGCACACAACCTACTCAGAAAAAACAAAGCTTTGGAGATCTTCCTCACCAGCCCTGAA CCGCCTGGTCGACAAAAAGCCAGGAGAAACATTTTCAATCGCTTGAGTCAAGCCGTGGAAGAAATGAGAAAAGAAGGCCACAAG GATGTTGACGAATTCTTTCAAACTAAACGGGACGTCAATCTTTCTCTAACCAGCTGCATCAAAAACACCGTGGAT AAATTCCTGGATCTGGTGCAAACTGAGCAAA AAATAGCAGTGGCCTGTGGGCATTTTGCAACTGCCCTGCATCTGTGTGTGGAATCGGATGATGATCCTGACAAAGCAGCTTTTACTAA GATTTGTGTAAAATTATCAGACGTCTTTGAGTCAATGAAG AATAGCATGGCAAGTGTTGCTGAAAATGATGTGAGCACTCTCGGACTTGGCCTGGATTTGCAGTCACGCTATCAGGAAGCAGAAAAA GAGATGCTTTTCAGAAGGACCTGTAAGCTAGTGGAGTTGGAAACTGCCCTAAAGAATGCTGAGAAGGCCAAACCGGTCAAGAAGGCTGCT TTGGAGGAGGTGAAGAAAACAGTGGAGACCGAGTTTAATCACGTTTGTAAAGTGGCAAAACAAGAG ATTGAACACTTTGAGGATGCCCGTGTGAAGATGTTGCAACAGGCTCTGGTGAAGTGGTGCGAAAAACAGCTACGCACAGCCCGGGAAATCGCTGAGCAGTATGACCAACATCTCCAGGCCTTCAGAGccatgtga
- the LOC125977847 gene encoding leucine-rich repeat neuronal protein 1 encodes MTLGPWPPLLWLCAASLLISRSPAHATDCPHLCVCEIRPWFTPQSTYKEATTVDCNDLRLTGIPINLSTDTQVLLLQSNAISHTGGELEALQNLTELDLSQNNFSSVEAVGLKRMNHLTTLHLEENQISQLQDNCLGNLSSLQELYINHNLINSISSRAFAGLHNLLRLHLNSNKLHVIDSRWFVETPNLEILMIGENPVIGLLDMNFKPLGSLRSLVLAGMDLFDVPPNAFVGLDNLESISFYDNKLVRIPQLALEKVPNLKFLDLNKNPVHKIQEGDFRNMLHLKELGINNMMELVSIDRYALDNLPELTKLEATNNPKLSYVHRLAFRDMPSLESLMLNNNALTALYQHSVEALPNLREISLHSNPLRCDCVIQWMSSNKTSVRFMEPLAMLCTSPPELRGQRVRELRLLESSEQCIPLICHDTFPGHLNLNLGMSVSLDCRAMAEPEPEIYWVTPLGTKITMDTVSERYHLSSEGTLWLSHVQVEDSGHYTCVAQNIEGADTRVASIRVNGTLLDSAQVMRIYVKQTESHSILVSWKVNSNVMSSNIKWASATMKIDNPHITYTARVPVDVHEYNLTHLQPATEYEICLTVSNVHLQTHKSCVNVTTRGTTFALNLSDQHPSAAVLAVMATALAFLSLATVGIYTARRWKRKNYHHSLKKYMLKTSSIPLNELYPPLINLWESDGEKDKDGSTEGKPSPVDTTRSYYMW; translated from the coding sequence ATGACGCTTGGGCCTTGGCCTCCTCTACTCTGGCTGTGCGCGGCCTCACTTCTCATCTCTCGGTCGCCTGCACACGCCACGGACTGCCCTCACTTGTGCGTATGTGAGATCCGACCTTGGTTTACCCCCCAGTCCACCTACAAGGAGGCGACAACTGTGGACTGCAACGACCTGAGGCTGACCGGCATCCCCATCAACCTTTCAACAGACACTCAAGTGTTATTGCTCCAAAGTAATGCCATCTCTCACACTGGGGGCGAGCTGGAAGCCTTGCAGAACCTGACAGAGTTGGACCTGTCCCAGAACAACTTCAGCTCCGTGGAAGCCGTAGGCCTGAAAAGAATGAACCATCTCACTACTTTGCATCTGGAGGAGAACCAGATCAGCCAGCTGCAGGACAACTGTCTGGGAAATCTCTCCAGTTTACAGGAGCTCTACATCAACCATAACCTCATTAACTCCATCTCCTCTCGGGCCTTCGCCGGTCTGCACAATCTGTTGCGTCTGCACCTAAACTCCAATAAGCTTCATGTCATTGACAGCCGCTGGTTTGTAGAAACTCCTAACCTTGAGATCCTCATGATTGGAGAAAATCCAGTCATTGGCCTTTTGGACATGAACTTCAAGCCTCTGGGAAGTTTGAGGAGTTTGGTCCTGGCTGGTATGGATCTCTTTGATGTTCCTCCAAATGCATTTGTAGGATTGGACAATCTGGAGAGCATATCTTTCTATGATAACAAACTGGTCCGAATCCCTCAACTGGCACTGGAGAAAGTCCccaatttgaaatttttggaTTTAAACAAAAATCCAGTCCACAAAATCCAGGAAGGAGACTTCCGAAACATGCTTCATCTCAAAGAGTTAGGAATCAACAACATGATGGAGTTAGTGTCTATCGATCGCTACGCTCTAGACAACCTTCCGGAACTGACCAAGTTAGAGGCCACAAACAACCCCAAGTTGTCTTACGTCCACCGCCTGGCCTTCAGGGACATGCCTTCCCTGGAGAGCTTGATGCTCAACAATAACGCGCTCACTGCTCTCTACCAGCATTCGGTGGAGGCCTTGCCCAACCTTCGGGAGATCAGTCTGCACAGCAATCCCTTGCGATGTGACTGTGTCATCCAATGGATGAGTTCTAACAAGACCTCTGTGCGCTTCATGGAACCCTTGGCCATGCTTTGCACCTCCCCGCCGGAACTCAGGGGCCAGCGCGTTCGGGAGCTAAGACTGCTGGAGTCCTCCGAGCAGTGTATCCCACTGATATGCCATGACACCTTCCCCGGCCACCTCAACCTAAATCTCGGAATGAGCGTCAGCCTGGACTGTCGGGCCATGGCTGAGCCGGAGCCTGAGATCTACTGGGTAACCCCGCTTGGAACCAAAATCACTATGGACACAGTGTCAGAGCGCTACCACCTGAGCAGCGAGGGGACTTTGTGGTTGTCCCATGTCCAAGTGGAAGACTCGGGACATTACACCTGCGTGGCCCAGAACATCGAAGGAGCTGACACACGGGTCGCCTCCATTCGAGTGAACGGAACCTTACTTGACAGCGCTCAGGTGATGAGAATTTACGTGAAACAGACAGAGTCCCACTCCATCCTTGTCTCCTGGAAAGTCAACTCCAATGTCATGTCCTCCAACATCAAATGGGCCTCAGCCACCATGAAGATCGACAACCCGCACATCACGTACACGGCCCGTGTACCCGTAGATGTTCACGAATACAACCTCACTCATCTCCAGCCTGCTACCGAGTACGAGATCTGCCTCACGGTCTCCAACGTCCACCTGCAGACGCACAAGTCTTGCGTCAACGTCACAACCCGCGGCACCACTTTCGCCCTGAACCTGTCAGACCAGCACCCGAGCGCCGCCGTGCTAGCCGTCATGGCAACCGCCCTAGCCTTCCTCAGTTTGGCTACAGTGGGCATCTACACGGCCCGTAGATGGAAGAGAAAGAACTATCACCATTCCTTGAAGAAATACATGCTTAAAACCTCGTCCATCCCGCTCAATGAGCTTTACCCGCCGCTCATCAACCTGTGGGAGTCTGACGGAGAGAAGGACAAAGATGGCAGCACAGAGGGAAAACCCTCCCCTGTCGATACCACACGTAGCTACTACATGTGGTGA
- the sumf1 gene encoding formylglycine-generating enzyme, with product MLHFLAFLMIILCCLGNALVCRAHTEPVSEPGLASCGCESLKRDAVVGESTASEVASVKYSRDANEMLSDTKGGEKIISQMVRIPGGEFLMGTDNPGIPADGEGPQRQVHVDSFYMDIQEVTNQQFQSFANATGYVTEAEKFGDSFVFEEILSEAVKSQITQAVAAAPWWLPVKDANWRQPEGPDSNIQDRMDHPVLHVSWGDAVNYCAWANKRLPTEAEWEHACRGNLKDRLYPWGNRLNPKGQHYANIWQGEFPHHNSAEDGYVKTSPVMSFPANAFGLFDMVGNAWEWTSDWWTVRHSTEHQHNPTGPPSGTDRVKKGGSYMCHKSYCYRYRCAARSQNTPDSSSSNLGFRCVSQAPH from the exons ATGCTTCACTTTTTAGCCTTTTTAATGATCATCTTGTGCTGTTTGGGCAATGCACTTGTATGCAGGGCTCACACCGAGCCCGTCTCCGAGCCGGGCTTAGCAAGTTGCGGCTGTGAGAGCTTGAAGAGAGACGCTGTTGTGGGAGAAAGCACAGCGTCGGAGGTGGCAAGTGTCAAATATTCCAGAGACGCCAATGAGATGCTGTCTGACACTAAGGGAGGCGAGAAGATTATTAGTCAG ATGGTGCGGATTCCTGGTGGAGAATTTCTCATGGGAACAGACAACCCAGGAATCCCTGCTGATGGTGAGGGCCCTCAGAGACAGGTCCACGTAGACTCCTTCTACATGGACATCCAGGAAGTCACCAACCAACAGTTCCAGAGCTTTGCCAATGCCACAGGCTATGTGACAGAG GCAGAGAAATTTGGGGACTCGTTTGTTTTTGAAGAAATTCTAAGTGAGGCAGTCAAAAGCCAAATCACGCAAGCG gtggctgctgccccctggtggcttcCAGTCAAAGACGCAAACTGGAGACAACCTGAGGGCCCTGACTCCAATATCCAAGACAG GATGGATCATCCTGTTCTTCACGTATCCTGGGGTGATGCAGTTAACTACTGCGCCTGGGCCAACAAGAGGCTTCCAACGGAGGCAGAGTGGGAGCACGCCTGCAGAGGCAATTTAAAAGACAG ACTTTATCCATGGGGAAATCGACTTAACCCAAAAGGGCAACACTATGCCAACATCTGGCAAGGAGAATTCCCTCACCATAATTCTGCAGAAGATGGATATGTCAAAACTTCACCG GTGATGTCTTTTCCCGCCAATGCTTTTGGTCTGTTTGACATGGTGGGCAATGCGTGGGAATGGACGTCCGACTGGTGGACTGTGCGTCACTCCACCGAACATCAGCACAATCCA ACAGGTCCTCCGTCAGGCACTGACAGAGTAAAGAAGGGAGGGTCATACATGTGTCACAAG tCTTACTGTTACCGTTACCGCTGTGCAGCGCGAAGCCAGAACACGCCGGACAGCTCTTCCTCCAATCTTGGTTTTCGTTGCGTCTCTCAGGCACCGCACTGA